The Natronoglycomyces albus genome has a segment encoding these proteins:
- a CDS encoding Lrp/AsnC family transcriptional regulator has protein sequence MNQSVALDSIDLQILALLQADGRMTNRDLAVRVGLAASTCQARVRRLRDAGAIKGFAVELDLAALGSPVQAFLAVQVRPHRRPVVAEFVAHLQKIPQVRRFYHLTGPDDFLIHVAVDSVDGLQALVLDAVTARSEVLHVRTNLIFAEWKGPSLLPQATTTTA, from the coding sequence ATGAACCAATCAGTGGCACTTGATTCGATAGATTTGCAAATTTTGGCGTTGTTGCAGGCAGATGGCCGGATGACCAATCGTGATCTGGCCGTGCGAGTGGGCTTGGCCGCCTCCACCTGTCAAGCTCGCGTCCGGCGTTTGCGCGACGCCGGTGCCATCAAAGGCTTCGCCGTTGAACTGGACTTGGCCGCGCTGGGTAGCCCTGTGCAGGCGTTCCTCGCGGTCCAGGTGCGGCCGCATCGCCGTCCAGTGGTGGCCGAATTCGTGGCACACCTGCAAAAAATCCCGCAAGTGCGGCGCTTCTACCACCTCACCGGGCCTGACGACTTCCTCATCCATGTGGCCGTGGACAGTGTCGACGGTCTGCAAGCGTTGGTGCTCGACGCCGTCACCGCCCGCTCCGAGGTACTGCACGTGCGCACCAACCTGATCTTCGCCGAATGGAAAGGCCCATCGCTGTTGCCCCAGGCGACCACCACGACGGCATGA
- a CDS encoding trans-sulfuration enzyme family protein: MTQPHSPASFATRAVHAGRDDLTELGVHVAPIDLSTTYPAADSAAEAMRMDEFAAGAQPAGSPIYARLHNPTVARFESALAELENAEASVAFASGMAAMTACLLAASQGNQKTHVVAVRPVYGGTDLLLNSGLLGTNVTWVDADKVAAAIQPDTGLVIVETPANPTLTELDLAQVAHACGDVPLLVDNTVATPVLQRPLEHGASIVLHSATKSLGGYGDVVGGIVACSETFARGLRSVRIATGGILHPLAGYMLLRGLATLPIRVRHASENAHELALRLQADERVAHVYYPGLNADRPGTNQMSGGGSLVSFETVDDAKDVVLGVNLITPAVSLGSVDTLIQHPASLTHHVVNSDDRAACGISDKLLRLSVGLEDVDDLWADLDQAL, translated from the coding sequence ATGACTCAGCCTCACTCTCCTGCCAGCTTCGCCACCCGCGCTGTCCACGCGGGCCGCGATGACCTGACCGAGCTGGGCGTCCATGTCGCGCCCATCGACTTGTCGACGACGTACCCGGCCGCTGACTCGGCCGCCGAAGCGATGCGAATGGACGAGTTCGCCGCTGGCGCTCAGCCTGCCGGTTCGCCCATTTACGCCCGCCTGCACAACCCGACCGTGGCGCGTTTCGAGTCGGCGCTAGCCGAGCTGGAGAACGCCGAGGCTTCGGTGGCGTTCGCCTCCGGGATGGCCGCGATGACGGCCTGCCTGTTGGCCGCCTCGCAGGGAAACCAAAAGACGCATGTGGTCGCGGTGCGTCCGGTCTATGGCGGAACTGATCTGCTGCTCAATTCGGGCCTGCTGGGCACGAATGTGACCTGGGTTGACGCCGACAAAGTCGCTGCGGCGATCCAGCCGGACACGGGTCTAGTCATTGTGGAGACTCCGGCCAACCCCACTTTGACGGAACTGGACTTGGCCCAGGTCGCCCACGCTTGCGGCGACGTTCCGCTCCTGGTTGACAATACGGTCGCCACTCCGGTGTTGCAGCGTCCACTCGAACACGGCGCGTCGATCGTGTTGCATTCGGCCACCAAGTCTCTGGGCGGTTACGGCGACGTCGTGGGCGGGATCGTGGCCTGTTCGGAAACTTTCGCTCGCGGTCTGCGCAGCGTCCGCATCGCCACCGGCGGTATTTTGCACCCGCTAGCGGGATACATGCTGCTGCGCGGGTTGGCGACTCTGCCTATTCGGGTCCGGCACGCCTCTGAGAACGCTCACGAACTGGCGTTGCGCTTGCAAGCCGACGAGCGAGTGGCTCACGTGTACTACCCGGGTCTCAACGCTGATCGCCCTGGCACCAACCAGATGAGCGGCGGCGGGTCACTAGTCTCGTTTGAGACTGTGGACGACGCGAAAGATGTGGTGTTGGGCGTCAACCTGATCACCCCGGCGGTCAGTTTGGGCAGTGTGGACACGCTCATTCAGCACCCGGCCTCCCTGACTCACCACGTGGTCAATTCCGACGACCGGGCCGCCTGCGGCATCTCCGATAAGCTCTTGCGGCTGTCGGTCGGCCTCGAAGACGTTGACGACCTGTGGGCTGATCTGGACCAAGCGCTGTAA
- a CDS encoding S8 family serine peptidase, translated as MAVALLGTGLFVTANPATAQAEEIGGWELDALNVPQAWETTRGEGVTIAVVDTGVGEHPYFDDKDVLPGYSFIDREDDGRDDGNGHGSSVAAAALSVAPEATLMPVKVAIGSTLLDDEGQMGGQRVGEEVIWAVDNGADILALPYVTSARDIDDMTGLQYAIDRGVIVIAGSGNDPDVDDWYPASYEGVFTVGGTDRNNDLYVNSAPNDTMTAAAPATDITTVTLGSYTADPGFEQAWGTSMSTGLAAGVAALVLAADPGVDGNNAIARMIDTSTDLGEPGWDRHLGHGLLNAGAAVESTIDHHTDNPLGHVREPGSTLEDSDEESTDEAAPAGPQPAGDDNSILGLAPWIFWALTAFVIITILTTTAALLVRQRRQPQPASPDQQWPYNPGSHQNPAPPQNYR; from the coding sequence ATGGCAGTTGCGCTGCTTGGCACCGGACTGTTCGTCACCGCCAACCCGGCGACGGCTCAGGCCGAGGAAATTGGCGGTTGGGAGTTGGATGCGCTTAATGTGCCCCAGGCGTGGGAAACCACTCGGGGTGAGGGTGTCACGATCGCTGTTGTTGACACCGGAGTGGGTGAACATCCCTACTTTGACGACAAGGACGTGCTACCCGGCTATAGCTTCATCGACCGCGAAGATGACGGACGGGACGATGGTAACGGCCATGGCAGTTCCGTGGCTGCGGCTGCCCTGTCGGTGGCCCCGGAGGCTACCTTGATGCCTGTCAAAGTGGCTATTGGCTCAACTTTGCTTGACGATGAGGGCCAGATGGGCGGTCAACGAGTTGGTGAGGAAGTCATTTGGGCGGTGGACAATGGCGCGGATATTCTGGCCTTGCCCTATGTGACTTCGGCTCGAGATATTGATGACATGACCGGTCTGCAATATGCCATTGACCGTGGTGTCATCGTCATCGCTGGCAGTGGCAACGACCCGGATGTGGACGATTGGTATCCGGCCAGTTACGAGGGTGTTTTCACTGTCGGGGGAACCGATCGAAACAACGACCTCTATGTAAACTCCGCCCCTAATGACACGATGACCGCCGCCGCACCGGCCACCGACATCACCACCGTAACCCTGGGAAGTTACACCGCCGACCCGGGATTCGAGCAGGCCTGGGGAACCTCCATGTCAACGGGACTGGCTGCCGGAGTTGCCGCTCTGGTGTTGGCGGCTGATCCGGGTGTTGATGGCAATAACGCGATTGCGCGCATGATTGACACGTCCACCGATCTGGGTGAGCCGGGCTGGGACCGTCACCTCGGTCACGGTCTGCTCAATGCTGGGGCCGCTGTTGAATCCACTATCGACCATCACACCGACAACCCGTTGGGTCACGTTCGCGAACCTGGCTCCACCCTCGAAGACTCCGATGAAGAATCCACCGATGAGGCCGCCCCTGCCGGGCCGCAACCGGCCGGTGATGATAACTCCATCCTGGGGCTTGCTCCCTGGATATTTTGGGCTCTAACCGCCTTCGTTATCATCACCATCCTCACCACCACTGCCGCCCTACTCGTGCGCCAACGCCGCCAACCCCAACCGGCTAGCCCTGACCAGCAGTGGCCCTACAACCCTGGGTCGCACCAAAACCCAGCCCCACCTCAGAACTATCGTTAA
- a CDS encoding ATP-binding protein, translating into MSNSLLIGRQHPAATLSAAARRAKTSHGGLVLVTGEAGIGKTTLVTSIAAQTARDNHSRDDGDPAMLIVVGSSWESEAVPGYWPWTQILRSLKSQLTSEQWESLPGTDSVTLSILLGDAPALDMPSTKSNEEFLLHDAVVRLLSAASRLHPLLVILDDLHFADPATVRLLQFAVQHTWFERILFVGTYRDMEIEFQQHQLRPLLLPLVSKATLITLTGLDTDEVAQLIETSIGQRPEPHLVEAITRRTGGNPFYVEQAAQLLATGAHTHSTTPGMRNSLQRRLDQVPRAVLDTLTLAAVIGHEFDAELIADSSGAPLEQVQAHLKEATQQRLIVHHRKPKDDIEPEPLRIDPDGEPIPVMPTVARASSFATHPAGNFEFVHDLVRETLYAQLPTADVRKLHAKVFAALARSRPDQMTHSASMARHVWLAEDEVAPADAVDVLAQAATDASARLSFDEGITLLRRAIDRCTTEELQGRRIVLRTSYAGNLHFTGREEEAWRIFEECLLAAEATNDPLIVARVALELPLDPKRRDLCADRKRHALELLSHTPVPPDLTYTELTRQLTIKAAVTARRRGDDEALGFSLWVLHSVVTGPGTAKSRLPVIDELIGVSERSGDRETMLFASSLRWVVLFELGDPSYYRQLQEFISLANKTNFSRWIVSARLDGAIHMIVQGRFAEAQRVIESSRVYDTESMKHDAMAANFWEPIVDYFKWFAELTRTAEQLPDIGTLSRNNHIFGLQHMDLLYGIAALHRGHLTRAIEHYRSVDMSMLAQGWSSLWYRLSTEIAIATDDDELRDRMRTELAPYEGEWMVSLFGSEISGPVSYWLGLMDASVGQHESAIAFFDKAIESARIMTANAWVVRALSKKAISMAALGHSAASELAQEVADWARKLDMPRILRSAEQLIACDGVPVIEGGNVFRKEGSTWTLRFAGKDIHLAPAKGLNDLHLLLSQPGSEIAATELLDPAGGNEVTHAARLGGDDMIDQEAKARYREHLQRLDEQIDTATALGQDDVAADLDEERSSLIEQLRAATGLGGRSRKLGDNAERARKSVTNRIRNTLKRIESQHPELGAHLRSSVSTGFHCVYEPSDPDIKWEL; encoded by the coding sequence ATGTCTAATTCGTTGCTTATTGGCCGCCAGCACCCGGCAGCCACCCTTAGCGCCGCCGCGCGCCGCGCAAAGACCAGCCACGGTGGTCTCGTGCTGGTCACTGGCGAGGCTGGTATTGGCAAAACCACCCTCGTCACGTCCATTGCCGCCCAAACCGCCCGCGATAACCACAGCCGTGACGACGGCGACCCGGCCATGTTGATCGTGGTGGGTTCTTCTTGGGAGTCTGAAGCAGTCCCCGGCTATTGGCCGTGGACGCAGATCCTCCGGTCCCTAAAATCGCAGCTCACCAGCGAACAGTGGGAGAGCCTGCCCGGAACCGATTCAGTGACATTGTCCATTTTGCTTGGTGACGCTCCCGCCCTGGACATGCCTTCGACGAAATCTAACGAAGAATTCCTCCTGCATGACGCGGTCGTGCGATTGCTGAGCGCCGCCTCTCGGCTGCATCCGCTGCTGGTCATCCTCGACGATCTGCACTTTGCCGACCCGGCGACGGTTCGGCTACTGCAATTCGCGGTCCAACACACGTGGTTTGAACGCATCCTGTTCGTCGGCACCTACCGCGACATGGAAATTGAGTTCCAACAACACCAGCTGCGGCCTTTGCTGTTGCCGCTGGTCTCCAAAGCCACCCTCATCACTCTCACTGGTTTGGACACCGACGAGGTCGCCCAACTCATTGAAACCAGCATTGGGCAACGGCCCGAACCGCACCTAGTTGAGGCGATCACCCGCCGTACCGGCGGCAACCCGTTTTATGTTGAACAAGCCGCGCAACTGCTCGCCACCGGCGCGCATACCCACTCCACGACGCCCGGTATGCGCAATAGTCTGCAACGCCGCCTTGACCAAGTGCCGCGTGCGGTCCTGGACACCTTGACCTTGGCCGCCGTTATCGGGCATGAATTCGACGCGGAACTCATCGCCGATTCCAGCGGGGCCCCGCTGGAACAAGTACAGGCTCACCTCAAAGAAGCCACCCAACAGCGGCTCATCGTTCACCACCGCAAACCCAAGGACGATATTGAACCGGAGCCTCTGCGAATCGACCCAGACGGTGAGCCGATTCCGGTCATGCCGACGGTTGCGCGTGCCAGCAGCTTCGCTACGCACCCTGCGGGGAATTTTGAGTTCGTACACGACCTGGTGCGCGAAACTCTCTATGCGCAGCTTCCCACTGCCGATGTGCGCAAACTTCACGCCAAGGTCTTTGCCGCCCTGGCTCGATCACGGCCCGATCAGATGACCCACAGCGCCAGCATGGCTCGCCATGTGTGGCTGGCCGAAGACGAGGTGGCACCGGCTGACGCCGTCGACGTGCTCGCCCAAGCCGCCACCGACGCCTCTGCCCGGCTGTCGTTTGACGAAGGAATCACCCTGCTGCGGCGCGCCATCGATCGCTGCACCACTGAGGAACTACAGGGCCGCCGCATCGTCTTGCGCACCAGCTATGCGGGAAACCTGCACTTCACAGGGCGCGAAGAGGAAGCGTGGCGCATATTTGAGGAGTGCCTGCTCGCCGCCGAAGCCACCAATGATCCCTTGATTGTGGCCCGGGTGGCGCTGGAACTTCCGCTGGATCCCAAACGCCGCGACCTCTGTGCCGACCGCAAGCGCCACGCCCTCGAACTTCTCAGCCACACCCCGGTTCCCCCCGATTTGACCTACACCGAGCTGACTCGGCAGCTGACCATAAAAGCGGCCGTCACCGCCCGTCGCCGTGGCGACGATGAAGCCCTCGGGTTCAGTCTGTGGGTTCTGCACTCGGTTGTTACCGGGCCCGGCACCGCTAAGAGTCGGCTCCCGGTGATTGACGAACTCATTGGGGTGAGCGAACGCTCCGGGGATCGCGAAACCATGCTGTTCGCCAGTTCCCTGCGCTGGGTGGTGCTGTTTGAGTTGGGTGACCCCAGCTATTACCGGCAGCTACAGGAGTTCATCTCCCTGGCCAACAAGACCAACTTCAGTCGGTGGATCGTCTCGGCTCGTCTCGACGGAGCGATTCACATGATCGTGCAAGGCCGCTTTGCCGAAGCCCAGCGGGTCATCGAATCGTCGCGAGTGTACGACACCGAGTCGATGAAACACGATGCGATGGCGGCGAACTTTTGGGAACCGATAGTGGACTACTTCAAGTGGTTCGCCGAACTGACCCGTACTGCTGAGCAACTGCCCGACATCGGCACGCTGTCGCGCAACAACCACATTTTCGGCCTGCAACACATGGATTTGCTCTACGGGATCGCGGCCCTCCATCGTGGGCATCTCACCCGAGCCATCGAACACTATCGGTCGGTCGACATGAGCATGCTGGCTCAGGGGTGGAGCTCGCTGTGGTATCGGCTCAGCACCGAGATTGCCATCGCCACCGACGATGACGAGCTACGCGACCGGATGCGGACCGAACTGGCTCCCTATGAAGGCGAATGGATGGTCTCTCTGTTCGGCTCCGAGATCAGTGGCCCGGTCAGTTACTGGTTGGGGCTGATGGACGCCTCCGTGGGCCAACACGAGTCGGCGATCGCCTTCTTCGACAAAGCTATTGAATCCGCCCGGATCATGACAGCCAACGCGTGGGTGGTGCGCGCACTGAGCAAGAAAGCCATCTCGATGGCGGCCTTGGGCCACTCTGCGGCATCCGAGTTGGCCCAAGAGGTGGCCGATTGGGCGCGAAAGTTGGACATGCCTCGTATCCTGCGCAGCGCTGAGCAACTGATCGCCTGCGACGGAGTGCCCGTGATCGAGGGCGGCAACGTGTTCCGCAAGGAAGGTTCTACCTGGACGCTGCGTTTCGCGGGTAAGGATATCCACTTGGCCCCGGCTAAGGGGCTCAACGACCTGCATTTGTTGCTCTCCCAACCCGGTAGTGAAATCGCCGCGACCGAGCTGCTGGACCCCGCCGGCGGAAACGAGGTCACGCACGCGGCCCGCCTTGGCGGAGATGACATGATCGACCAAGAGGCGAAGGCTCGCTATCGAGAACACTTGCAGCGTCTCGATGAACAGATCGACACCGCGACTGCCCTGGGGCAAGATGACGTCGCCGCGGACTTGGACGAGGAGCGCAGCTCGTTGATCGAACAGTTGCGCGCCGCGACCGGTTTGGGAGGGCGTTCACGCAAGTTGGGCGACAACGCCGAGCGCGCGCGCAAGAGCGTCACCAACCGGATTCGCAACACGTTGAAACGGATCGAGTCTCAACATCCGGAGCTGGGCGCGCATCTGCGTTCGTCGGTGTCCACAGGTTTCCACTGTGTCTACGAACCGTCCGATCCCGATATCAAGTGGGAGCTATAG
- a CDS encoding ATP-binding cassette domain-containing protein, translating into MTDTPQPLAPERSASKSNNGTRPQQANTVLPGSVSTRSDLAVNAQGLVKHFGDVKAVDGVDLAVPAGTVYGVLGPNGAGKTTAVKMLATLLRPDSGSAEVFGTDIVSDPAGVRSQVSMTGQYASLDEDLTGFENLVLLSRLHGYSIPAARERASDLFEAFGLSHAASKQVKSFSGGMRRRLDIAASIINTPKLLFLDEPTTGLDPRSRNQVWEIIRVIVEQGATVLLTTQYLEEADQLASRIAVIDTGHVIAEGTPGQLKSSVGAGTVKLRLRHADQREHARELLSRLVSGDIELGDEPVALAARLDSNHEAATQAANALAELARGGIEVEDFSLGQPSLDEVFLALTAPSKR; encoded by the coding sequence ATGACCGACACACCTCAGCCATTGGCTCCCGAACGCAGTGCCAGTAAAAGCAACAACGGCACCCGGCCCCAGCAAGCCAACACAGTGCTGCCCGGCAGCGTCTCCACCCGCTCCGACCTAGCGGTCAACGCCCAGGGCCTCGTCAAACACTTTGGTGACGTGAAAGCCGTCGACGGCGTCGACCTCGCGGTTCCCGCCGGAACCGTCTACGGAGTCTTGGGACCCAACGGCGCCGGAAAAACCACGGCCGTGAAAATGCTGGCCACGCTCCTGCGGCCCGATAGCGGCAGCGCCGAAGTCTTTGGCACCGACATTGTCTCCGACCCCGCTGGCGTCCGCAGCCAAGTCAGCATGACCGGCCAATACGCCTCATTGGACGAGGACCTCACCGGCTTTGAAAACTTGGTACTGCTGTCTCGCCTGCACGGCTATTCGATCCCTGCCGCACGGGAACGAGCCAGCGACCTCTTCGAAGCCTTTGGACTGTCCCACGCCGCATCCAAGCAGGTTAAGAGCTTCTCGGGAGGGATGCGCCGTCGGCTCGACATCGCCGCCTCGATCATCAACACACCCAAGCTGCTGTTCCTAGACGAGCCCACCACCGGCCTCGACCCACGCAGCCGCAACCAGGTGTGGGAAATCATCCGAGTGATCGTCGAACAAGGCGCGACGGTCCTGCTCACCACCCAATACCTGGAGGAAGCCGACCAACTGGCCTCCCGCATCGCCGTCATCGACACCGGACACGTCATCGCCGAAGGCACACCCGGACAGCTCAAGTCCTCCGTCGGCGCGGGCACCGTAAAACTGCGACTGCGACACGCCGACCAGCGGGAACACGCACGCGAACTCTTGAGCCGCCTAGTTTCGGGCGACATCGAGCTAGGCGACGAACCCGTGGCGCTGGCGGCCCGGCTGGACTCCAACCACGAGGCGGCCACCCAAGCGGCCAACGCCCTGGCCGAACTGGCACGCGGCGGCATCGAAGTGGAGGACTTCTCCCTGGGGCAGCCCAGCCTCGACGAAGTGTTCCTCGCGCTGACCGCGCCTTCGAAGCGATAG
- a CDS encoding ABC transporter permease produces MTDTESKTTPPEESAAEIQKDQLRKLLTTSGELNHPGAFGSVRAFSWRSMLKIKHVPEQLFDVTVFPVMMLLMFTYLFGGAIAGGTGDYLQFLLPGIIVMSVVMTSMYTGTQINVDINKGVFDRFRTLPIWRPAPMVGYLAADLFRYAGAGLIMFVTGLLMGYRPDGGLVGVALGLGLLLVFSFSFSWIWTWFGIILRSEKSVMGVSMGVMFPMTFLSNIMVDPATMPGWLGPVVSNTPVSQLVTGVRGFFNGEFEAAAIATTLLWCAGFIIIFGALTLRAYNRK; encoded by the coding sequence ATGACCGACACCGAATCGAAGACAACTCCACCTGAGGAAAGCGCCGCTGAGATTCAAAAGGACCAGTTGCGCAAGCTGCTGACCACCTCGGGCGAACTAAATCACCCTGGAGCTTTTGGTTCTGTCCGAGCGTTCTCATGGCGTTCGATGCTCAAGATCAAACACGTACCCGAGCAGTTGTTCGACGTGACGGTCTTTCCGGTGATGATGCTGTTGATGTTCACCTATCTCTTCGGCGGCGCGATCGCCGGTGGCACTGGTGACTACCTACAGTTCTTGCTTCCCGGCATCATCGTCATGAGCGTTGTCATGACGTCGATGTACACCGGCACCCAGATCAATGTCGACATCAACAAAGGCGTGTTTGACCGGTTCCGCACTCTGCCGATTTGGCGGCCCGCTCCCATGGTCGGTTACCTGGCCGCGGACCTGTTCCGCTACGCCGGTGCTGGGCTGATCATGTTTGTGACCGGTTTGCTCATGGGCTACCGGCCCGACGGCGGCCTGGTGGGCGTCGCGCTGGGTTTGGGTCTGCTGCTGGTCTTCTCGTTCTCGTTCTCTTGGATTTGGACCTGGTTTGGCATCATCCTGCGCTCGGAGAAGTCCGTCATGGGCGTGTCGATGGGTGTCATGTTCCCCATGACGTTCCTGTCGAACATTATGGTCGACCCGGCCACGATGCCCGGTTGGCTGGGCCCGGTCGTGTCGAACACGCCGGTTAGCCAGCTGGTCACCGGAGTGCGCGGGTTCTTCAACGGCGAGTTTGAGGCCGCGGCCATCGCCACGACGCTGCTGTGGTGCGCCGGATTCATCATCATCTTCGGTGCCCTGACCCTGCGGGCCTACAACCGCAAGTAG
- a CDS encoding helix-turn-helix domain-containing protein, with amino-acid sequence MDDLRSLGKYLQARRAHVTPDQVGLPSLGRRRVPGLRREELALLAGVSVDYYTRLEQGRSTDPSCQVLTAIARALQLDDLERDHLFRLASPIAATGQLDDSDQVRPQVHTVLHAMSDTPALIYSHRLDVLALNTPARLLYEQVIGDVPVNMARYFFLDPRAEGNFPCLRHCQSDIVAQLRLTAGKYPHDRPLISLIKELMESSDFRALWQAAEVKRPHVGVTTYNHPEFGVLSLHKERFALDDGSGQELVVLTAPKGTAAHEHVRELVLQTAA; translated from the coding sequence ATGGATGATCTGCGGAGCTTGGGCAAGTACCTACAGGCGCGCCGCGCCCACGTCACCCCTGATCAGGTGGGCTTGCCCAGTCTCGGGCGGCGGCGGGTTCCTGGTTTGCGGCGCGAAGAGCTGGCGTTGTTGGCTGGGGTGAGTGTCGACTACTACACCCGACTTGAGCAGGGCCGGTCTACCGACCCCTCGTGTCAGGTTTTGACCGCCATTGCGCGGGCTTTGCAACTTGACGACCTTGAACGCGACCACCTGTTCCGTCTGGCCTCCCCGATTGCGGCGACGGGCCAGCTGGACGACTCCGACCAAGTGCGCCCGCAGGTGCACACGGTTTTGCACGCCATGTCGGATACGCCGGCGTTGATCTATAGCCATCGGTTGGACGTGTTGGCGCTCAACACACCGGCTAGGTTGCTATATGAGCAGGTCATTGGCGATGTTCCGGTGAATATGGCGCGGTATTTCTTCCTCGATCCTCGCGCCGAGGGCAATTTTCCGTGTCTGCGGCACTGCCAGAGCGACATTGTCGCGCAGCTGCGCCTTACGGCCGGGAAATATCCGCATGACCGGCCGTTGATCTCGTTGATTAAGGAGCTTATGGAGTCATCGGATTTCCGGGCTCTGTGGCAGGCCGCTGAGGTCAAACGCCCACACGTGGGCGTGACTACGTATAACCATCCGGAATTCGGGGTGTTGTCGCTGCATAAGGAACGGTTTGCGCTTGACGATGGTTCTGGGCAAGAACTGGTCGTCCTCACTGCGCCGAAGGGTACGGCCGCGCACGAACATGTGCGGGAGCTGGTGCTACAGACCGCCGCTTGA
- a CDS encoding NAD(P)H-dependent oxidoreductase — protein MKFFVLYAHPDHTSLSASLHRDSVSILRELGHEVTVSDLYAMKWKATADYEDLGELDEHDNFTDDSGLAMEKGQLAADIVEEQRKISEADAVLVQFPLWWFSMPAIMKGWFDRVFSNGFAYGTTRSWPRYGNGKLQGKKAMVMLTMGAGTPAVSERGVSGDLNDILFPLQRGTLHYAGMDPVPPFVVPSAYRMDEERYSQLKQQLRQRLETWEPTAPIGYRCQNGGDYDEQLRLKPGLEPTGVHSGYKLHIAS, from the coding sequence ATGAAATTCTTCGTTCTTTACGCACACCCCGACCACACCTCCCTCAGCGCGTCCCTGCACCGCGATTCAGTGTCGATCCTGCGCGAACTGGGACACGAGGTCACAGTGTCGGATCTATACGCGATGAAATGGAAGGCCACCGCCGACTACGAGGACTTGGGCGAGCTGGACGAGCATGACAACTTCACCGACGACTCAGGCCTAGCGATGGAGAAAGGCCAGCTCGCGGCCGACATCGTCGAGGAGCAACGCAAGATCAGCGAGGCTGACGCGGTGCTCGTGCAGTTCCCACTATGGTGGTTCTCCATGCCCGCGATCATGAAAGGCTGGTTCGACCGCGTCTTCTCCAACGGTTTCGCCTACGGCACCACCCGCTCATGGCCCCGGTACGGCAACGGCAAACTACAGGGCAAAAAGGCCATGGTGATGCTGACAATGGGCGCTGGCACGCCGGCGGTCTCAGAGCGCGGCGTCTCGGGCGACCTCAATGACATCCTGTTTCCCCTGCAACGGGGAACCTTGCACTATGCGGGCATGGACCCGGTGCCGCCGTTTGTGGTGCCCTCGGCGTATCGCATGGACGAGGAGCGTTACTCCCAGCTAAAGCAGCAGTTGCGCCAGCGTCTGGAAACGTGGGAGCCAACGGCCCCCATTGGCTATCGGTGCCAAAACGGCGGCGACTACGACGAGCAGTTGCGGCTAAAGCCGGGACTGGAGCCCACAGGTGTCCACAGTGGCTATAAGTTGCACATCGCCTCTTAA
- a CDS encoding TetR/AcrR family transcriptional regulator — protein MATSEPDVTARDSTSGVTRRKRGPGDPGRKERIAEAAIRVIDAHGVEALTHRRVAAEAGVPLGSTTYYYKSLDDLLNAALIKATESSIAALREWEASLAEDADLAEALTDFVMDSIGPKRRATLAEYNLYAVALHRPKLRKAAVKWDDAIAGVLARRCDEQTAKMLAVLLCALVLQSVLRDDDLRAEQVYAVLRRAL, from the coding sequence ATGGCGACATCTGAGCCTGATGTGACGGCGCGCGACTCCACTTCCGGTGTGACCCGGCGCAAACGAGGACCAGGCGACCCAGGCCGTAAGGAACGCATCGCCGAGGCCGCCATTCGCGTCATCGACGCCCATGGGGTGGAAGCATTGACCCACCGCCGGGTCGCCGCCGAAGCTGGCGTACCGCTGGGTTCGACCACCTACTACTACAAGTCGCTCGACGACTTGCTCAACGCCGCGTTGATCAAGGCCACCGAATCGTCCATTGCGGCCCTGCGGGAGTGGGAGGCCTCCCTGGCCGAGGACGCGGACCTAGCCGAGGCGTTGACCGACTTCGTCATGGACTCCATCGGACCCAAACGGCGGGCAACCCTAGCCGAATACAACTTGTACGCCGTGGCGCTGCATCGGCCAAAACTACGCAAGGCGGCGGTGAAGTGGGACGATGCCATTGCTGGCGTGTTGGCTCGGCGCTGCGACGAACAGACCGCGAAGATGCTAGCGGTTCTCTTGTGCGCCCTGGTGCTGCAATCGGTGCTGCGAGACGATGACTTGCGGGCCGAGCAGGTGTACGCGGTACTGCGGCGCGCCCTGTGA